A stretch of Vigna angularis cultivar LongXiaoDou No.4 chromosome 4, ASM1680809v1, whole genome shotgun sequence DNA encodes these proteins:
- the LOC108330762 gene encoding putative nucleobase-ascorbate transporter 10, with translation MTEGGDSGGCGGNGGNKKTQPEVALALPHPVKEQLPDVQYCIKSPPPWQQAVLLGFQHYILTLGVTVLIPTTIVTEMGGGHAEKAKVIQNLLFVSGASTLLQSWFGTRLPTVVVGSYSFLIPTMSIVHAKRYSSYTDPYERFTHTIRGIQGALIVSACFHIVVGFLGLWRGAVRFLSPLSVVSYVTFTGLGLYHLGFPMLAECVEVGLPALIILVFISQYLNRFISPNKLINGRFAVLFSIASAWLIAQILTASTIYNNKPEDTKNSCRTDRSGLVNSSSWVYLPFIPFQWGVPTFNFGEALAMTAASFVSLFESTGAFYAAARYGSATPVPPHVIGRGAGWVGVASFFSGVLGSVTGCTASVENAGLLALTRVGSRRVIQISAGFMIFFSIFGKVGAIFASIPLPIIAALNCVLLGYVSSAGLGFLQFCNLNSFRTKFVLGSSFFLGLSIPQYFIEIFHVKHQHGWFNDMVSVIFMSHTTVAGLIAFVLDTTLTCKNDAAHRDSGLQWWEKFSVYNADGRNDDFYKLPCRLNDLFPAI, from the exons ATGACTGAGGGCGGTGACAGTGGTGGTTGCGGTGGCAATGGCGGTAATAAAAAGACACAACCTGAAGTGGCGTTAGCTCTACCACATCCAGTGAAAGAACAATTACCTGATGTTCAGTATTGCATTAAGAGTCCTCCTCCCTGGC AACAAGCAGTGTTATTGGGATTTCAGCATTATATTCTGACTCTTGGTGTGACAGTTCTGATTCCAACAACGATCGTTACTGAAATGGGTGGGGGCCAT GCTGAGAAGGCCAAGGTGATACAGAATCTACTGTTTGTTTCTGGAGCAAGCACGCTTCTGCAATCTTGGTTTGGAACACGATTGCCAACCGTAGTTGTTGGTTCATACAGTTTCCTAATACCCACAATGTCAATTGTCCATGCCAAGAGATACAGTTCATATACAGATCCTTACGAG AGGTTCACTCATACAATTAGAGGGATACAAGGCGCCTTGATTGTGAGTGCATGTTTTCATATAGTTGTGGGATTCTTGGGCCTTTGGAGGGGTGCTGTCAG GTTCCTTAGCCCACTTTCTGTTGTCTCTTACGTAACTTTCACTGGACTCGGTCTCTATCATCTTGGATTCCCAATG CTGGCAGAATGTGTTGAAGTGGGGCTTCCTGCACTGATTATTTTGGTTTTCATCTCACAG TATCTTAATAGATTTATTAGCCCCAACAAGCTTATCAACGGCAGATTTGCGGTGTTGTTTTCCATTGCAAGTGCATGGTTAATTGCACAGATTCTGACTGCAAGCACTATATACAACAACAAGCCAGAAGATACCAAGAATAGTTGCCGCACTGATCGTTCTGGTCTTGTGAATTCTTCTAGTTG GGTATATCTCCCTTTTATTCCCTTCCAATGGGGGGTTCCTACCTTCAACTTCGGAGAAGCTTTGGCTATGACAGCAGcttcttttgtttctctttttgaG TCTACCGGTGCATTTTATGCCGCGGCAAGGTATGGAAGTGCAACACCCGTGCCACCACATGTTATTGGCCGCGGAGCTGGCTGGGTG GGAGTAGCTTCTTTTTTCAGTGGCGTTTTGGGTTCTGTTACTGGATGTACGGCATCAGT GGAGAATGCTGGATTATTGGCACTGACTAGAGTGGGAAGCCGAAGGGTCATCCAAATATCAGCTGGCTTTATGATTTTCTTCTCCATATTTG GAAAAGTGGGAGCAATTTTTGCTTCTATACCTTTGCCAATCATAGCAGCATTAAACTGTGTGCTCTTGGGCTATGTCT CTTCTGCAGGTCTTGGTTTTCTCCAGTTCTGTAACCTCAACAGTTTCAGAACCAAATTCGTGCTGGGCTCTTCATTCTTCCTCGGCCTCTCCATACCACAATATTTCATAGAAATTTTTCACGTGAAGCATCAACACGGCTGG TTCAATGATATGGTTAGCGTGATCTTTATGTCCCACACAACAGTGGCGGGGTTGATTGCATTCGTTTTGGACACCACACTCACATGCAAAAATGATGCAGCCCATAGGGACAGTGGTTTGCAGTGGTGGGAGAAGTTCAGTGTATATAATGCTGATGGTCGGAACGATGATTTCTATAAATTACCATGCAGACTCAACGACCTCTTTCCCGCTATTTAA
- the LOC108331178 gene encoding protein SOB FIVE-LIKE 6 isoform X2 has translation MDISSSQYNSADESGWTHYLDQSSLSESYFQRRGGIVHYEGKGATMEEEEEEDLSMISDASSGPPHYHEDDDQHNCVNWYSSSSHHTKESEKKKKNKVKEYGNNQHPSTLDDTASSPVLNCAKASHKENKKASFSGNGAVENAVDFPPCFSGTKVKRKSKFQKHFSFFERSGKQTSEEPGRK, from the exons ATGGATATATCAAGTTCGCAATACAATAGTGCTGATGAATCTGGTTGGACACATTACTTGGACCAATCCTCTCTCTCTGAAAGTTATTTCCAGAGGAGAGGTGGGATAGTACACTATGAAGGAAAGGGGGCTACaatggaggaggaggaggaggaagattTATCCATGATCTCTGATGCTTCTTCTGGTCCTCCTCATTAccatgaagatgatgatcaaCACAATTGTGTAAATTggtattcttcttcttctcaccACACCAAAGAatcagaaaaaaagaagaagaacaaggtCAAAGAATATGGTAACAATCAGCATCCTTCAACCCTCGATGACACTGCCAGTTCCCCTGTTCTTAACTGTGCTAAGGCAAGTCACAAGGAAAAT aAGAAAGCCAGTTTCTCAGGGAATGGAGCAGTGGAGAATGCAGTGGATTTCCCTCCATGCTTCTCGGGAACAAAAGTAAAG AGAAAATCTAAATTCCAAAAGCACTTCAGTTTCTTTGAGCGTTCTGGAAAACAAACTTCAGAGGAACCAG GAAGGAAATGA
- the LOC108331178 gene encoding protein SOB FIVE-LIKE 5 isoform X3 has protein sequence MDISSSQYNSADESGWTHYLDQSSLSESYFQRRGGIVHYEGKGATMEEEEEEDLSMISDASSGPPHYHEDDDQHNCVNWYSSSSHHTKESEKKKKNKVKEYGNNQHPSTLDDTASSPVLNCAKKKASFSGNGAVENAVDFPPCFSGTKVKRKSKFQKHFSFFERSGKQTSEEPDGFNEGRK, from the exons ATGGATATATCAAGTTCGCAATACAATAGTGCTGATGAATCTGGTTGGACACATTACTTGGACCAATCCTCTCTCTCTGAAAGTTATTTCCAGAGGAGAGGTGGGATAGTACACTATGAAGGAAAGGGGGCTACaatggaggaggaggaggaggaagattTATCCATGATCTCTGATGCTTCTTCTGGTCCTCCTCATTAccatgaagatgatgatcaaCACAATTGTGTAAATTggtattcttcttcttctcaccACACCAAAGAatcagaaaaaaagaagaagaacaaggtCAAAGAATATGGTAACAATCAGCATCCTTCAACCCTCGATGACACTGCCAGTTCCCCTGTTCTTAACTGTGCTAAG aAGAAAGCCAGTTTCTCAGGGAATGGAGCAGTGGAGAATGCAGTGGATTTCCCTCCATGCTTCTCGGGAACAAAAGTAAAG AGAAAATCTAAATTCCAAAAGCACTTCAGTTTCTTTGAGCGTTCTGGAAAACAAACTTCAGAGGAACCAG ATGGTTTCAATGAAGGAAGGAAATGA
- the LOC108330763 gene encoding heptahelical transmembrane protein 4, whose product MIRGASDGFIATPEKFNDLHDGEDERTSSKLRKGVRQWRKLKYQLVEYNSLPAYMRDNEFILGYYRSEWPLKHIFLSIFSIHNETFNVWTHLIGFFLFLFLTIYTAAKSPMVADFNSVQHLSELIGKADLNKIRLELLKCLPSLPNMHETLKLNDLSTSLYSLDFSSVSGWTVVELLRRCLPEQFSLDGLKGDMNMVSPLVVEPITRWPFYAFLGGAMFCLLASSTCHLFACHSQRLSYIMLRIDYAGISALIATSFYPPVYYTFMCNPFSCYFYLGLITLMGIASMIFSLLPFFQKSEFRKYRATIFFLMGFSGVAPIIHKLILHKHQPEALQTTGYEILMGVLYGLGAVIYVARIPERWMPGKFDIAGHSHQLFHVLVVAGAYTHYVDGLIYLRWRDSQGCY is encoded by the exons ATGATACGTGGTGCATCGGATGGCTTTATAGCTACACCCGAAAAATTTAATGATTTACATGATGGCGAAGatgaaagaacaagttcaaaaTTACGGAAGGGAGTAAGACAATGgagaaaattaaaataccaGCTTGTAGAATACAATTCACTACCAGCCTACATGAGGGACAATGAATTCATATTGGGTTATTATCGATCAGAGTGGCCACTGAAACATATCTTCCTTAGCATTTTCTCAATTCATAATGAAACATTCAATGTCTGGAC GCATTTGATAGggttcttcctttttctctttctcaccATATACACAGCTGCAAAATCTCCAATGGTTGCGGATTTCAATTCCGTTCAACATCTGTCTGAACTGATAGGGAAAGCTGATCTGAACAAGATTCGTTTAGAGCTCTTGAAATGCCTGCCTTCACTGCCCAACATGCATGAGACTCTCAAGCTAAATGACTTGAGTACATCTCTTTATTCTTTAGACTTTTCCTCAGTATCAGGTTGGACCGTTGTGGAACTTCTCAGAAGGTGCTTGCCTGAGCAGTTTTCCCTT GATGGTCTGAAAGGTGACATGAACATGGTATCCCCCTTAGTGGTAGAACCGATTACGAGGTGGCCTTTCTATGCCTTCTTAGGTGGGGCGATGTTCTGTTTGCTGGCCAGCAGCACATGCCACCTCTTTGCTTGCCATTCACAGCGCCTTTCCTACATCATGCTGAGAATTGACTATGCCGGGATTTCTGCATTGATTGCAACTTCATTTTACCCTCCTGTGTATTACACATTCATGTGCAACCCTTTTTCCTGCTACTTCTACTTAGGCTTAATAACACTGATGGGGATAGCCTCCATGATCTTCTCTCTTCTCCCATTTTTCCAAAAATCTGAGTTCAGGAAGTACCGTGCTACTATCTTCTTTTTAATGGGATTTTCAGGTGTGGCACCCATTATACATAAACTCATACTGCACAAGCATCAACCTGAGGCCTTGCAAACAACAGGGTATGAGATACTAATGGGAGTTCTTTATGGTTTGGGAGCAGTAATATATGTGGCAAGGATACCAGAGAGGTGGATGCCAGGGAAGTTTGATATTGCTGGCCACAGTCACCAACTGTTTCATGTCTTGGTTGTGGCAGGGGCATACACACACTATGTTGATGGATTAATCTACCTAAGATGGAGAGATTCTCAAGGTTGTTATTag
- the LOC108331178 gene encoding protein SOB FIVE-LIKE 6 isoform X1: MDISSSQYNSADESGWTHYLDQSSLSESYFQRRGGIVHYEGKGATMEEEEEEDLSMISDASSGPPHYHEDDDQHNCVNWYSSSSHHTKESEKKKKNKVKEYGNNQHPSTLDDTASSPVLNCAKASHKENKKASFSGNGAVENAVDFPPCFSGTKVKRKSKFQKHFSFFERSGKQTSEEPDGFNEGRK, translated from the exons ATGGATATATCAAGTTCGCAATACAATAGTGCTGATGAATCTGGTTGGACACATTACTTGGACCAATCCTCTCTCTCTGAAAGTTATTTCCAGAGGAGAGGTGGGATAGTACACTATGAAGGAAAGGGGGCTACaatggaggaggaggaggaggaagattTATCCATGATCTCTGATGCTTCTTCTGGTCCTCCTCATTAccatgaagatgatgatcaaCACAATTGTGTAAATTggtattcttcttcttctcaccACACCAAAGAatcagaaaaaaagaagaagaacaaggtCAAAGAATATGGTAACAATCAGCATCCTTCAACCCTCGATGACACTGCCAGTTCCCCTGTTCTTAACTGTGCTAAGGCAAGTCACAAGGAAAAT aAGAAAGCCAGTTTCTCAGGGAATGGAGCAGTGGAGAATGCAGTGGATTTCCCTCCATGCTTCTCGGGAACAAAAGTAAAG AGAAAATCTAAATTCCAAAAGCACTTCAGTTTCTTTGAGCGTTCTGGAAAACAAACTTCAGAGGAACCAG ATGGTTTCAATGAAGGAAGGAAATGA